Proteins encoded in a region of the Mixophyes fleayi isolate aMixFle1 chromosome 5, aMixFle1.hap1, whole genome shotgun sequence genome:
- the EXOSC4 gene encoding exosome complex component RRP41, with product MAGLELLSDQGYRVDGRKAGELRKIQARMGVFAQADGSAYIEQGNTKALAVVYGPHEIRGSRSKTLHDRAVVNCQYSMATFSTGERKRRPHGDRRSSEMTLHLKQTFEAAILTQLYPRSQIDIYVQILQADGGNYSTCVNAATLAVIDAGIPMRDYVCAASAGFIEDTPLADLSYVEEAAGGPQLELALLPKSDQIALLEMNSRLHEDHLERVMDAASKACKDVYVVLDQAVRDHLQEVTALVGDHASA from the exons ATGGCGGGTCTGGAGTTGCTGTCAGACCAGGGGTACCGGGTGGACGGCAGGAAGGCCGGGGAGCTGCGGAAGATCCAGGCCCGGATGGGAGTGTTCGCCCAGGCGGATGGATCAGCTTATATCGAGCAGGGAAACACCAAGGCCCTGGCTGTGGTGTACGGACCGCACGAG ATCCGGGGGTCTCGCAGTAAAACCCTCCATGACCGCGCGGTGGTGAACTGCCAGTACAGTATGGCCACTTTCAGCACCGGAGAAAGGAAACGCCGTCCGCATGGGGACCGCAGATCCAGCGAGATGACCCTGCACCTGAAGCAGACGTTCGAGGCGGCCATCCTCACCCAGCTGTACCCGCGCTCTCAGATAGACATCTACGTACAG ATCCTGCAAGCGGATGGCGGTAATTACTCTACGTGTGTAAACGCGGCCACGCTGGCAGTGATTGATGCCGGGATCCCTATGCGGGACTATGTGTGCGCCGCCTCAGCTGGTTTCATCGAGGACACCCCGCTGGCAGACTTGAGCTACGTGGAGGAGGCGGCCGGAGGACCCCAGCTGGAGCTGGCTCTGTTACCAAAGTCTGACCAGATAGCGTTGCTGGAGATGAACTCGCGGCTGCACGAGGATCACCTGGAGCGTGTGATGGACGCGGCCAGTAAAGCTTGTAAGGACGTGTATGTCGTGCTGGACCAGGCTGTGCGGGACCACTTGCAGGAGGTCACAGCGCTGGTGGGAGATCACGCATCAGCATAA
- the GPAA1 gene encoding GPI-anchor transamidase component GPAA1: MGLLFDPNRRQALSRVVTRLNAPLCIISYIVGVSWFLGLAFQPFTLQSYISENSMGSTMVDEKFMSGDRALSYAREFAAHKKSAGGSPVAWLERTMRGIGLEVYTQSFVRTLPFPDEATERYMVKGTNVYGILRAPRAASTESLVLSVPCSEGQNNNQAVGLLLSLASYFRGQIYWAKDIIFLVNEHDLIGMEAWLEGYHDVNVTEIKSSVMMGRAGAIQAAISLEISSDVITSFDVVVEGLNGQLPNLDMVNLFLAFCKKNQLLCTIQGKLQRMDYDTFPVYVHNLQTMLLMVLKQGSGRPQGDHGLFLRYHIEAITLRGINSFRQSKYDMITIGETIEGMFRKLNNLSERLHQSYFFYLLPSLSRFVSIGIYMPAIGFIILILILRALDLWIKLSRSEALTEDGVGDVEQDTRPGILSLATPIVICHATGLCLYYIPVMSQEMATDHFPVSESEAVVLIAIAIYVAGLALPHNTHRALTGTGSDKGWMTLKLISLLYLAVQLGCIAVINFSLGFILAVTIVPVAAIVQPIGPKLLHAALLVLVTPATTLLGSIFLYRELIEYPVTFLECWQIFLQAIAGGMLDHYLYGSLLFPFIAFFVYPCWLQFWNVLFWK; this comes from the exons ATGGGGCTCCTATTTGACCCGAATCGCCGgcaggccctgtcccgtgttgtGACGAGGTTGAACGCCCCCCTCTG TATTATCAGCTATATTGTTGGGGTCAGCTGGTTCTTGGGCCTGGCTTTCCAGCCGTTCACGCTACAGTCTTATATATCGGAGAATTCAATGGGATCCACCATGGTGGACGAAAAATTTATGTCTGGGGACAGAGCCCTCTCCTATGCCCGAGAGTTTGCCGCACACAAGAAGTCAGCTGG GGGGTCTCCTGTGGCCTGGCTGGAGAGGACAATGCGAGGAATCGGGTTGGAGGTGTACACACAGAGCTTCGTCCGCACACTGCCCTTTCCTGATGAGGCCACGGAacgatat ATGGTAAAAGGCACCAACGTGTACGGCATACTGCGGGCCCCGCGGGCAGCCAGTACGGAGTCCCTGGTCCTCAGTGTCCCCTGCAGCGAGGGCCAGAATAACAACCAGGCCGTGGGGCTCCTGCTGTCTTTGGCGTCTTACTTCCGAg GTCAGATCTATTGGGCCAAGGATATTATCTTCCTGGTGAACGAGCACGACCTGATCGGGATGGAGGCCTGGCTGGAAGGTTACCATGATGTCAATGTGACAG AGATAAAGTCATCTGTGATGATGGGCCGAGCTGGTGCCATCCAAGCTGCAATATCGCTTGAGATTAGTAGTGATGTCATCACCAGTTTTGATGTTGTGGTCGAAGGGCTCAATGGGCAACTGCCCAACCTGGACATGGTGAACCTGTTCCTCGCCTTCTGCAAGAAGAACCAGCTGCTCTGCACCATCCAGGGCAAG TTACAGCGCATGGACTATGACACCTTCCCGGTCTATGTACACAACCTGCAGACTATGCTGCTCATGGTTCTCAAGCAGGGCTCTGGGCGGCCTCAGGGCGACCACGGACTTTTCCTTCGTTACCACATCGAAGCCATCACCCTGCGCGGCATCAACAGCTTTCGCCAGAGCAAATATGACATGATCACCATAGGAGA GACCATCGAAGGGATGTTCCGTAAACTGAACAATCTGTCGGAGCGCCTCCATCAGTCGTACTTCTTCTACCTGCTGCCTTCGCTGTCCCGGTTTGTGTCCATTGGGATCTACATGCCGGCCATCGgtttcatcatcctcatcctgaTCCTCCGA GCTCTGGATCTGTGGATCAAACTGAGCCGGTCGGAAGCGCTGACAGAGGATGGGGTGGGGGACGTGGAACAG gatACCAGACCCGGGATCTTGTCCCTGGCCACACCGATCGTGATCTGCCACGCCACGGGACTCTGTCTGTACTACATCCCGGTGATGAGCCAGGAGATGGCCACGGATCACTTCCCGGTATCCGAGTCCGAGGCTGTCGTGCTCATTGCTATTGCCATATATGTGGCGGGGTTGGCGCtgccacataatacacacag GGCCCTGACGGGCACCGGCTCCGACAAGGGCTGGATGACCTTGAAGCTGATCTCACTCTTGTACTTGGCCGTCCAGCTGGGCTGTATCGCTGTCATTAACTTCTCCCTGGGATTCATCCTGGCTGTTACCATTGTGCCGGTGGCTGCTATTGTCCAGCCCATCGGACCCAA GCTACTGCACGCTGCTCTCCTCGTCCTGGTCACACCGGCCACCACTCTTCTGGGAAGCATCTTTCTGTATCGCGAGCTCATCGAGTACCCCGTCACTTTTCTGGAATGCTGGCAGATTTTCCTCCAAGCCATTGCCGGGGGCATGCTGGACCACTACCTCTACGGATCCTTACTCTTTCCCTTCATCGCATTCTTTGTCTACCCATGCTGGCTGCAGTTTTGGAACGTGCTCTTCTGGAAGTAG